A genomic stretch from Actinomadura rubteroloni includes:
- a CDS encoding PHA/PHB synthase family protein encodes MSEKTPAAGRPGVARRLLEADRRFAAGLLRTVGATVGAGPGHPAASPVAVEPGDRRFTDPAWNGNAYFHLLQQVYLLSARLALESVDALPLGDHDRSVARFLARQVIDAGSPTNVLPGNPAALRTAWRTRGRSLARGAGAFLGDLAAGRRLPKAVADEGLVLGRDLAATSGRVVFRNQLMELLQYEPRTETVHATPMLVSPPWVNKYYVLDLTPGRSVIEWLVDQGHTVFVVSYRNPDASLRDIGFDDYLRDGLLTAIGVIEDITGHDEVNLTGACLGGLLALMLTAWLADDTSPRVGSVTLINTLADFSDVTEFVESSVAGKVYERVLVDLIERATGRRGYLDGRRVDDFFRFLRANELVWRYTGSNWLMGRRPPSSDILTWSSDAMNIPHRAQRYFMREICLRNEFARGQAVLAGRTLRPDKITQDVFVAAARGDHIVPWESAYRTTALLPGAIRFFLSAGGHVAGALSPPGSKVQYWTSEHPFASDPRTWLAEATEHRQGWWESWAAWLADRSGPRRTPPPTGSDRYPPGEPAPGTYVLQKA; translated from the coding sequence ATGTCCGAGAAAACTCCCGCCGCCGGTCGTCCCGGCGTCGCGCGACGCCTACTGGAGGCCGACCGTCGTTTCGCGGCGGGCCTCCTGCGGACCGTCGGGGCGACCGTGGGAGCCGGACCGGGACATCCGGCCGCGAGTCCCGTCGCGGTCGAGCCCGGCGACCGGCGCTTCACCGATCCCGCATGGAACGGCAACGCGTACTTCCACCTGCTGCAACAGGTGTACCTGCTCAGCGCGCGGCTGGCGCTGGAGTCGGTGGACGCCCTCCCGCTCGGCGACCACGACCGCAGTGTCGCGCGCTTCCTCGCCCGGCAGGTGATCGACGCCGGGTCCCCGACCAACGTCCTGCCCGGCAACCCCGCCGCGCTCCGGACCGCGTGGCGAACGCGCGGTCGCAGCCTGGCCCGGGGCGCGGGCGCCTTCCTCGGCGACCTGGCCGCCGGCCGCAGGCTGCCCAAAGCCGTGGCCGACGAAGGGCTCGTGCTCGGCCGTGACCTGGCGGCGACGTCGGGACGGGTCGTCTTCCGCAACCAGCTCATGGAGCTGCTCCAGTACGAGCCGCGGACCGAGACCGTCCACGCGACACCGATGCTGGTGAGCCCGCCGTGGGTCAACAAGTACTACGTCCTGGATCTGACCCCCGGCCGCAGCGTGATCGAATGGCTCGTCGACCAAGGTCACACGGTCTTCGTCGTCAGCTACCGCAACCCCGACGCGTCCCTGCGCGACATCGGCTTCGACGACTACCTGCGCGACGGCCTGCTCACCGCGATCGGCGTCATCGAGGACATCACCGGCCACGACGAGGTCAACCTCACCGGTGCGTGCCTGGGCGGCCTGCTGGCCCTGATGCTGACGGCCTGGCTCGCCGACGACACGAGCCCGCGCGTCGGCTCCGTCACGCTGATCAACACTCTCGCCGACTTCTCCGACGTCACGGAGTTCGTGGAGTCCAGCGTGGCGGGCAAGGTGTACGAGCGCGTCCTGGTGGACCTCATCGAACGCGCCACCGGGCGCCGGGGCTACCTGGACGGCCGCCGCGTCGACGACTTCTTCCGCTTCCTGCGGGCCAACGAGCTGGTGTGGCGCTACACCGGCTCCAACTGGCTGATGGGACGCCGGCCGCCGAGCTCGGACATCCTGACCTGGAGTTCCGACGCGATGAACATCCCGCACCGCGCGCAGCGGTACTTCATGCGGGAGATCTGCCTGCGCAACGAGTTCGCCCGGGGACAGGCCGTCCTCGCCGGCCGGACGCTGCGTCCCGACAAGATCACCCAGGACGTGTTCGTCGCGGCGGCGCGCGGCGACCACATCGTCCCCTGGGAGTCCGCGTACCGCACCACGGCCCTTCTGCCGGGCGCGATCCGGTTCTTCCTCTCCGCCGGCGGCCATGTCGCCGGAGCGCTGTCGCCGCCGGGGTCCAAAGTCCAGTACTGGACGAGCGAACATCCCTTCGCGTCGGATCCGCGGACCTGGCTGGCCGAGGCCACCGAGCACCGTCAGGGCTGGTGGGAGTCGTGGGCGGCCTGGCTCGCCGACCGCTCCGGGCCGCGGCGCACCCCGCCTCCGACGGGCAGCGACCGGTATCCGCCCGGTGAGCCGGCACCCGGGACGTACGTCCTGCAAAAAGCCTAG
- a CDS encoding alpha/beta fold hydrolase yields the protein MGEGPVVLLVHGNASSARDWWPFAEALTTTNRVVALSLPGYGETSPVGDVRPGRFVSFIAAFLDELGIDHVMAVGHSYGGLLVAELALAHPRRVTRLVMIDSAGLGRAVNPLLVVESLIPVPVAEVLITALLLPGGAALRALGGALQLQRPWRLPKSFWVRQLRLGHSRTFLRTSFDAVRNGVGLRGQRFDVDARLGEIHVPALVVWGALDQLFPVWQGVLAARKLPRGRFGLIISASHISFIDSPAEVMNFLGPFIRDDLVEAEDAAPAR from the coding sequence GTGGGCGAAGGCCCGGTCGTCCTGCTCGTGCACGGAAACGCGAGCAGCGCACGCGACTGGTGGCCGTTCGCGGAGGCGCTGACGACGACGAACCGGGTCGTCGCGCTGTCGCTGCCGGGCTACGGGGAGACCAGTCCGGTGGGCGACGTCCGGCCGGGCCGGTTCGTGTCCTTCATCGCCGCGTTCCTGGACGAACTGGGCATCGACCACGTCATGGCCGTGGGCCACTCCTACGGCGGCCTGCTCGTGGCCGAGCTGGCGCTCGCCCATCCCCGGCGGGTGACGCGGCTGGTGATGATCGACTCGGCCGGGCTCGGCCGGGCGGTGAACCCGCTGCTCGTCGTCGAGTCGCTCATCCCCGTCCCGGTCGCCGAAGTCCTGATCACGGCGCTGCTCCTGCCCGGAGGCGCGGCTTTGAGGGCGCTCGGCGGCGCGCTGCAACTACAGCGGCCGTGGCGTCTTCCGAAAAGCTTCTGGGTCCGGCAACTGCGCCTCGGCCATTCCCGGACGTTCCTGCGGACGTCCTTCGACGCCGTTCGCAACGGTGTGGGCCTACGCGGCCAGCGTTTCGACGTTGACGCACGTCTCGGCGAGATCCACGTCCCCGCGCTGGTCGTATGGGGCGCCTTGGATCAGCTTTTCCCGGTCTGGCAGGGAGTGCTCGCCGCCCGGAAACTCCCGCGCGGCCGGTTCGGACTGATCATTTCGGCGTCTCACATCTCGTTCATCGACAGCCCGGCGGAAGTCATGAACTTCCTCGGCCCGTTCATCCGGGACGACCTCGTCGAGGCCGAGGACGCCGCTCCCGCCCGTTGA
- a CDS encoding glycoside hydrolase, with translation MSERVVDPCSGTFPWEGWGACLSWWAGTELGRRDDLARALFGRGRTRVRLADQDVTLPGLGLTVVRYDLGACTWPRPGDGPARMIESPRIVRRKQIEGYWRGTDWDWAADANQRSMLLKSRDLGADHFEMFSVSPPWWMTVNGNPSGAERPDQDNLAPPHRETFARYIAAVTRHARDHWGVRFGSVEPFNEPSLLAWHASQNQEGCHFTVDAQAAVLTPLRRALDERGLGDVRISASDECFYSQATNTWRGLPADVRRMVGRVNVHGYERDDESAGRAALRTAVGATTPIWQSEYCDGEPSGLKTALNIGRDLRSLHPRAWVYWQPVDGSGWGLLTGAYDDTTPHPNGGAPGSLRATVTGVNPKYYVLAQYTRHIRPGMRILDAGRRDTVAAYDDAADRLTLITTNAGPARTVTYDLRRFSRAAGHGDDHAVRVWVTDATDDRPARTYARDHDARLDGRTFPMTHAPDTVTTMEVDNVKP, from the coding sequence ATGTCCGAACGTGTGGTCGATCCTTGCTCTGGAACGTTCCCGTGGGAGGGCTGGGGCGCCTGCCTGTCCTGGTGGGCGGGCACCGAACTCGGCCGGCGGGACGACCTCGCCCGCGCGCTGTTCGGCCGCGGCCGGACGCGCGTGCGGCTCGCCGACCAGGACGTCACGCTCCCCGGGCTGGGCCTCACGGTCGTCCGGTACGACCTCGGCGCCTGCACCTGGCCGCGCCCCGGCGACGGCCCGGCGCGGATGATCGAATCGCCCCGGATCGTGCGGCGCAAACAGATCGAGGGCTACTGGCGCGGCACGGACTGGGACTGGGCCGCCGATGCGAACCAGCGGAGCATGCTGCTGAAGTCCCGCGACCTGGGCGCGGACCACTTCGAGATGTTCTCGGTGTCGCCGCCGTGGTGGATGACCGTGAACGGGAACCCGTCCGGAGCCGAACGTCCCGACCAGGACAACCTGGCCCCGCCGCACCGCGAGACGTTCGCGCGGTACATCGCCGCCGTCACACGGCACGCCCGCGACCACTGGGGCGTGCGCTTCGGATCGGTGGAGCCGTTCAACGAGCCGTCCCTGCTGGCGTGGCACGCGAGCCAGAACCAGGAGGGCTGCCACTTCACCGTCGACGCACAGGCGGCGGTCCTCACTCCGCTGCGCCGCGCACTGGACGAACGGGGCCTGGGCGACGTACGGATCTCCGCGTCCGACGAATGCTTCTACTCACAGGCGACGAACACCTGGCGCGGCCTCCCCGCGGACGTCCGCCGAATGGTCGGGCGCGTCAACGTCCACGGCTACGAACGCGACGACGAGTCCGCCGGCCGCGCGGCACTGCGCACCGCGGTAGGCGCGACGACCCCCATCTGGCAGAGCGAGTACTGCGACGGCGAACCCAGCGGACTGAAGACCGCACTGAACATCGGCCGCGACCTGCGGAGCCTGCACCCCCGCGCCTGGGTCTACTGGCAACCGGTCGACGGGTCCGGCTGGGGACTGCTCACCGGCGCCTACGACGACACGACCCCGCATCCGAACGGCGGCGCACCGGGATCGCTCCGCGCCACCGTCACCGGAGTCAACCCCAAGTACTACGTCCTCGCCCAGTACACACGCCACATCAGACCCGGAATGCGCATCCTCGACGCCGGCCGTCGCGACACCGTCGCCGCCTACGACGACGCCGCCGACCGCCTGACGCTGATCACAACGAACGCCGGCCCCGCTCGCACCGTGACCTACGACCTGCGCCGCTTCTCCAGAGCAGCGGGCCACGGCGACGACCACGCCGTCCGCGTATGGGTCACCGACGCGACCGACGACCGTCCCGCCCGCACCTACGCACGCGACCACGACGCCCGGCTGGACGGCCGCACGTTCCCGATGACCCACGCACCGGACACGGTCACAACAATGGAAGTCGACAACGTAAAACCCTGA
- a CDS encoding TetR/AcrR family transcriptional regulator — MPPRRPAERRPYAPRMSPEERREQLLDAALLLINEGGVKAVTVDAVARTAEVTRPVVYGQFEDADDILRALLDREAAAALREFEASLPPEPGSGDPGRVAARSLRVLLTAIAQNPRRWHAILLPVGISPAPVQRRHRRIRAFVLERVTAFSAWGIEQRGLDLDPELLAHNLLCWVEECGRLILTEPDAYPPERLVAFSEQMIALFFGGPAGEAGRDEPEAT; from the coding sequence ATGCCACCTCGACGGCCTGCGGAGCGGCGCCCCTACGCGCCCCGGATGTCCCCCGAGGAACGCCGCGAGCAGCTTCTGGACGCGGCGCTGCTCCTGATCAACGAGGGCGGCGTCAAGGCCGTGACCGTGGACGCGGTCGCGCGGACCGCCGAGGTCACCCGTCCCGTGGTCTACGGCCAGTTCGAGGACGCCGACGACATCCTGCGCGCCCTGCTCGACCGGGAGGCCGCCGCCGCGCTGCGCGAGTTCGAGGCCAGCCTGCCGCCGGAGCCGGGCAGCGGGGACCCGGGCCGGGTCGCGGCCCGGTCGCTGCGCGTCCTGCTGACCGCCATCGCGCAGAACCCGCGACGCTGGCACGCCATCCTGCTGCCGGTCGGCATCAGCCCCGCCCCGGTCCAGCGCCGGCACCGCCGGATCCGGGCGTTCGTCCTGGAGCGCGTCACCGCGTTCAGCGCCTGGGGCATCGAGCAGCGGGGCCTGGACCTGGACCCGGAGCTCCTCGCGCACAACCTGCTGTGCTGGGTCGAGGAGTGCGGACGCCTGATCCTCACCGAACCCGACGCCTACCCTCCCGAGCGTCTCGTCGCCTTCAGCGAGCAGATGATCGCCCTGTTCTTCGGCGGCCCCGCCGGCGAAGCGGGTCGCGACGAGCCGGAAGCCACCTGA
- a CDS encoding flavin-containing monooxygenase: protein MTTPSTRHRYCIIGAGYVGNGVAKAFTDAGIDYDQLEATDHIGGNWAHGVYDSAHLISSRRSTQYADHPMPGHYPDFPSAAQMLAYLNDYVDRFGLRERIVLNAEVVSCAPLDPRGLTGWRVETADGEVRHYRGVVVCNGHYWKKNIPSYPGTFTGHQIHSKDYKRPADFGPGPRVLVVGPGNSGSDMAVEAAATFGHADVSMRRGYWFLPKTVFGIPSSELDRINVPIPVQRVAMKAALLMSQGLYRQYGLPHPDHKLFSKDVTVSTALLYALRHGKVTPRPEISGFDGSTVRFADGSRSDYDTIVWATGFHTAFPFLDDSTFVWEDGQPLLIEHVLVPGLANLYVFGLVAPRSGAGRMITRGSRLLAEAVRAQEPLGRPLSDFLGQRGRADGSILAGNAELLAGIRRLRRRLGRVSARTRRPGGAGPSPRTPAAFPTSAGNPRSTNQEFES, encoded by the coding sequence ATGACAACACCGAGCACACGACACCGCTACTGCATCATCGGTGCGGGGTACGTCGGCAACGGCGTGGCCAAGGCGTTCACCGACGCGGGCATCGACTACGACCAGTTGGAGGCCACCGATCACATCGGCGGCAACTGGGCGCACGGCGTCTACGACTCCGCCCACCTGATCTCCTCGCGCCGGTCCACGCAGTACGCCGACCACCCGATGCCCGGCCACTACCCCGACTTCCCGAGCGCCGCGCAGATGCTGGCCTACCTGAACGACTACGTCGACCGTTTCGGGCTGCGCGAACGCATCGTCCTCAACGCCGAGGTGGTCTCCTGCGCCCCGCTGGATCCGCGCGGACTGACCGGCTGGCGGGTCGAGACCGCCGACGGCGAGGTCCGGCACTACCGGGGGGTGGTCGTCTGCAACGGCCACTACTGGAAGAAGAACATCCCCAGTTATCCGGGCACGTTCACCGGACACCAGATCCACTCCAAGGACTACAAACGCCCCGCCGACTTCGGCCCCGGACCGCGCGTGCTCGTGGTCGGGCCGGGCAACTCCGGCAGCGACATGGCGGTGGAGGCCGCCGCGACCTTCGGGCACGCCGACGTGTCGATGCGCCGCGGCTACTGGTTCCTGCCCAAGACCGTCTTCGGGATCCCGTCCTCCGAGCTGGACCGGATCAACGTTCCGATTCCCGTCCAGCGCGTCGCGATGAAGGCCGCGCTGCTGATGTCCCAGGGCCTGTACCGGCAGTACGGGCTGCCCCACCCCGACCACAAGCTGTTCAGCAAGGACGTCACCGTCTCCACGGCCCTGCTGTACGCGCTGCGGCACGGCAAGGTCACCCCGCGACCGGAGATCAGCGGCTTCGACGGTTCCACCGTGCGCTTCGCCGACGGGTCGCGCTCGGACTACGACACGATCGTGTGGGCGACCGGCTTCCACACGGCCTTCCCCTTCCTGGACGACTCCACGTTCGTGTGGGAGGACGGCCAGCCGCTGCTGATCGAACACGTCCTCGTGCCCGGCCTGGCGAACCTGTACGTCTTCGGGCTGGTCGCGCCGCGCTCGGGCGCCGGACGGATGATCACCCGCGGATCGCGGCTGCTGGCCGAGGCGGTCCGCGCCCAGGAACCGCTCGGCCGTCCGCTGTCGGACTTCCTCGGCCAGCGCGGCCGGGCCGACGGCTCGATCCTCGCCGGCAACGCCGAACTGCTCGCCGGAATCCGCCGGCTGCGCCGCCGGCTCGGCCGCGTGTCGGCCCGGACGCGGCGACCCGGCGGCGCCGGACCGTCGCCCCGGACACCGGCCGCGTTCCCGACCAGCGCGGGGAACCCGCGTTCCACGAACCAGGAGTTCGAGTCATGA
- a CDS encoding SDR family NAD(P)-dependent oxidoreductase: protein MSLPRPHPAARAVVTGASSGIGAALAEGLAARGHALILVARRVDRMEELAGRLRRDRAVEVEVRGCDLADVRDRRALCGELADRTISVLCNNAGFATFGGFSALDAAREREEVEVNVVAVHELTAAVLPGMVARGSGAVLVTGSTAGHQPMPGAATYSASKAFVNTFAEALHAELRGTGVTCTLLAPGPVRTGFTAVADVPEFERRAPGFVWVSAEQAAGQALTAMERGRRRAVPGAFAVAGTVGGRYTPRAVLLPVLTKVIGALT, encoded by the coding sequence ATGAGCCTGCCCCGTCCCCACCCCGCCGCCCGTGCCGTGGTCACCGGCGCCTCGTCCGGAATCGGCGCCGCCCTCGCGGAAGGGCTGGCGGCCCGCGGCCACGCGCTGATCCTCGTCGCCCGCCGCGTCGACCGGATGGAGGAACTGGCCGGACGGCTGCGCCGGGACCGCGCGGTCGAGGTCGAGGTGCGCGGCTGCGATCTGGCCGACGTCCGGGACCGCCGCGCCCTGTGCGGGGAACTGGCGGACCGGACGATCTCGGTGCTCTGCAACAACGCCGGATTCGCCACCTTCGGCGGGTTCTCCGCCCTGGACGCGGCCCGCGAGCGGGAGGAGGTGGAGGTGAACGTCGTCGCCGTCCACGAGCTGACCGCCGCCGTGCTGCCGGGCATGGTGGCGCGCGGCTCGGGCGCGGTCCTGGTCACCGGCTCGACAGCCGGGCACCAGCCGATGCCCGGGGCCGCGACCTACTCGGCGTCCAAGGCGTTCGTCAACACCTTCGCCGAGGCGCTGCACGCCGAGCTGCGCGGCACCGGCGTCACCTGCACGCTGCTGGCGCCGGGCCCGGTCCGCACCGGGTTCACCGCCGTCGCCGACGTCCCCGAGTTCGAGCGGAGGGCGCCGGGATTCGTCTGGGTGAGCGCCGAACAGGCTGCCGGCCAGGCCCTCACCGCGATGGAACGCGGACGCCGCCGGGCCGTGCCGGGGGCGTTCGCCGTCGCCGGGACCGTCGGCGGACGGTACACGCCCCGCGCGGTCCTGCTGCCCGTCCTCACCAAGGTCATCGGAGCCCTCACATGA
- a CDS encoding acetoacetate decarboxylase family protein: MNPVSSLVRPHGRPPYRDAHYLAATVEIDPKAMRRFLPRTLRLAAPYRAELFTAYFPDQTYTGPYREAGLFVHVRTGPGSRGRTGVHCPWMLVDDDRALILGREATGYPKRLAEITWDHRDNRITAHAARRGADAVRMTADLGGTDPDAPPIIGRPHRNVTGLLGAAFPRVVAFTPGERPIETRHAAIDLTIGDELRRMGVGSVLLGRLHRVDLTVGRPPIPIRPVSPFHTLRTLSTRVL, translated from the coding sequence ATGAACCCGGTCAGTAGCCTGGTCCGTCCGCACGGCCGTCCCCCGTACCGCGACGCGCACTACCTGGCCGCCACCGTCGAGATCGACCCCAAGGCCATGCGGCGGTTCCTGCCGCGCACCCTGCGGCTGGCCGCCCCCTACCGTGCCGAGCTGTTCACCGCCTACTTCCCCGACCAGACCTACACCGGCCCCTACCGCGAGGCCGGGCTGTTCGTCCACGTCAGGACCGGGCCGGGGAGCAGAGGGCGCACGGGCGTCCACTGCCCCTGGATGCTGGTCGACGACGACCGGGCCCTCATCCTCGGCCGGGAGGCCACCGGCTATCCGAAACGCCTCGCCGAGATCACCTGGGACCACCGGGACAACCGCATCACGGCGCACGCCGCGCGACGCGGCGCGGACGCGGTCCGCATGACCGCCGACCTCGGCGGCACCGACCCCGACGCGCCGCCCATCATCGGGCGACCGCACCGCAACGTCACCGGCCTGCTCGGCGCCGCGTTCCCGCGCGTCGTCGCCTTCACCCCGGGCGAGCGGCCGATCGAGACCCGCCACGCCGCCATCGACCTGACGATCGGCGACGAGCTGCGCCGGATGGGCGTCGGCTCCGTGCTGCTCGGACGCCTGCACCGCGTCGACCTCACCGTCGGACGGCCCCCGATCCCGATCCGTCCGGTCAGCCCGTTCCACACGCTGCGCACCCTGTCCACCCGTGTTCTGTAA
- a CDS encoding NADH:flavin oxidoreductase/NADH oxidase family protein: MLHQPLTLPCGAVLRNRIAKAAMSEQLADRHGSPTPGLNRLYATWSRGGAGLLITGNVMISSAAFTEPRNAVLEDPRHLPAHRAWADAVHAHGAAVWMQINHPGRAAVAPLSRRPVAPSAVRLPVPGYNLRRPRALTGAEITEIVGRFARTAELAVAAGFDGVQIHAAHGYLLSQFLSPAANRRTDAYGGEPSNRRRLLLDVVRAVRASVGPGVPVGVKLNAADFHRGGLTQEESLHVALALADEGIDLLEVSGGDYQSPAMTGLVEGVGHRDAYFLEYARQLTGRTTMPIMLTGGIRTRAAMNELLSVGTVDVIGLGRPLAFHPDIPRRLLAGEDVPALPAAPRTGYRPADSYLELAWHNAQFHRIAAGSAPRLAPGPFSVVRGMGRVTAAALTQAGPASGS, from the coding sequence ATGCTCCACCAGCCGCTGACCCTGCCGTGCGGCGCGGTCCTGCGCAACCGGATCGCCAAGGCCGCCATGAGCGAACAGCTCGCCGACCGGCACGGCTCGCCCACCCCCGGGCTGAACCGCCTGTACGCGACCTGGTCCCGAGGCGGCGCCGGCCTGCTCATCACCGGCAACGTCATGATCAGCTCCGCGGCGTTCACCGAGCCGCGCAACGCCGTCCTGGAGGACCCGCGCCACCTGCCCGCCCACCGCGCCTGGGCCGACGCCGTGCACGCGCACGGCGCCGCGGTCTGGATGCAGATCAACCATCCGGGCCGGGCCGCCGTGGCGCCCCTGTCGCGCCGGCCCGTCGCTCCGTCCGCGGTCCGGCTCCCGGTCCCCGGCTACAACCTGCGCCGGCCGCGCGCCCTCACCGGCGCCGAGATCACCGAGATCGTCGGGCGGTTCGCCCGGACCGCCGAACTCGCCGTCGCCGCCGGGTTCGACGGCGTGCAGATCCACGCCGCGCACGGCTACCTGCTGTCGCAGTTCCTGAGCCCGGCGGCCAACCGCCGCACCGACGCCTACGGGGGCGAGCCCTCCAACCGCCGCCGCCTGCTGCTGGACGTGGTCCGCGCCGTCCGCGCCTCCGTCGGGCCCGGCGTCCCGGTCGGCGTCAAGCTCAACGCCGCCGACTTCCATCGCGGCGGCCTCACCCAGGAGGAGTCCCTCCACGTGGCGCTCGCGCTCGCCGACGAGGGGATCGACCTGCTGGAGGTGTCCGGCGGCGACTACCAGTCCCCGGCGATGACCGGGCTCGTCGAAGGCGTCGGCCACCGGGACGCCTACTTCCTGGAGTACGCCCGTCAGCTCACCGGCCGGACGACCATGCCGATCATGCTCACCGGCGGCATCCGGACGCGCGCCGCGATGAACGAGCTGCTGAGCGTCGGGACCGTCGACGTCATCGGGCTGGGCCGTCCGCTGGCCTTCCACCCCGACATCCCCCGGCGCCTCCTGGCCGGAGAGGACGTCCCGGCCCTCCCCGCCGCGCCCCGCACCGGTTACCGGCCCGCCGACTCCTACCTGGAGCTGGCCTGGCACAACGCCCAGTTCCACCGCATCGCCGCCGGATCGGCCCCCCGGCTCGCGCCCGGCCCGTTCTCCGTCGTCCGCGGCATGGGCCGCGTCACCGCCGCCGCCCTCACCCAGGCCGGCCCCGCATCAGGGTCGTGA
- a CDS encoding PadR family transcriptional regulator, protein MNLTPSAFLVLGVVNLLGSASPYDVKVEAGRTVAPFWQVPHAQVYAVCDRLVEAGLLEQEQEGKGRQRRVMRLTDAGRDALREWLADTVVTPVEARERGILKMWLGGSPREHAPTQVAAHSRTLAEYEELARLVGDQLTPGQRHALEFGIRYERMMVGLWQDALEQEPS, encoded by the coding sequence GTGAACCTCACTCCCTCGGCCTTTCTGGTGCTCGGTGTCGTCAACCTGCTGGGGTCGGCCAGTCCGTACGACGTGAAGGTGGAGGCCGGGCGCACGGTGGCGCCGTTCTGGCAGGTTCCGCACGCGCAGGTGTACGCGGTGTGCGACCGGCTGGTCGAGGCCGGGCTGCTGGAGCAGGAGCAGGAGGGGAAGGGGCGGCAGCGGCGCGTCATGCGGCTGACCGACGCCGGACGGGACGCGTTGCGCGAATGGCTGGCCGACACCGTCGTGACGCCGGTCGAGGCGCGCGAGCGCGGCATCTTGAAGATGTGGCTCGGCGGAAGTCCCCGGGAACACGCGCCCACGCAGGTCGCGGCGCATTCCAGGACGCTCGCCGAGTACGAGGAGCTGGCCCGTCTGGTCGGCGACCAGTTGACGCCGGGGCAGCGGCACGCGCTGGAGTTCGGGATCCGGTACGAGCGGATGATGGTCGGGCTCTGGCAGGACGCCTTGGAGCAGGAGCCTTCCTGA
- a CDS encoding SGNH/GDSL hydrolase family protein, whose amino-acid sequence MRRACVSLLISLAVLAASGTMPARAATEPTYYLALGDSGAVGFQHGKGPTDEGYVDVLHAALRADQPELKLVKLGCAGETTTTMIQGGICEYPEGSQLNAALAFLKAHPGRVRYVTLSVGVNNTACLLGGDLACGLRGTAALLTELPSITSRLKEAGGDAPRYASMTYYDPGLASWVKGDQLTALASVPLLDAFNFVQRAAAAVAGFRVADVNETFQTHDFGAKVTLDPYGSIPVNVARICAWTSQCTDNDGHATTEGYRRMAGAFRAVL is encoded by the coding sequence ATGCGTCGTGCCTGTGTCTCACTCCTGATCAGCCTGGCCGTGCTGGCGGCGTCCGGGACCATGCCCGCCCGCGCCGCCACCGAACCCACCTATTACCTGGCGCTCGGCGATTCGGGCGCGGTCGGATTCCAGCACGGGAAGGGCCCGACCGACGAAGGCTACGTCGACGTCCTGCACGCCGCGCTGCGGGCCGATCAGCCCGAGCTGAAGCTGGTGAAGCTCGGCTGCGCGGGCGAGACCACCACCACGATGATCCAGGGCGGGATCTGCGAGTACCCCGAGGGTTCCCAGCTCAACGCGGCGCTCGCGTTCCTCAAAGCGCACCCCGGACGGGTGCGGTACGTGACCCTCAGCGTCGGCGTCAACAACACCGCCTGCCTGCTGGGCGGTGACCTCGCGTGCGGGCTGCGCGGGACGGCCGCGCTCCTCACCGAGCTGCCGTCCATCACGAGCAGGCTGAAGGAGGCGGGCGGGGACGCGCCGCGCTACGCGTCCATGACCTACTACGACCCGGGGCTGGCGTCCTGGGTCAAGGGCGACCAGCTCACCGCGCTGGCGTCCGTGCCGCTGCTGGACGCCTTCAACTTCGTCCAGCGCGCCGCCGCGGCGGTGGCCGGCTTCCGCGTCGCCGACGTCAACGAGACGTTCCAGACCCACGACTTCGGGGCCAAGGTGACGCTCGACCCGTACGGGAGCATCCCGGTCAACGTCGCGCGGATCTGCGCCTGGACGTCCCAGTGCACCGACAACGACGGCCACGCCACGACCGAGGGCTACCGCCGCATGGCCGGCGCCTTCCGCGCGGTCCTCTAG